The following proteins are co-located in the Armatimonadota bacterium genome:
- a CDS encoding V-type ATP synthase subunit F, producing the protein MFRLAVITDPETATGFRLAGAEVREAGTPAEALEHLRHFVTLDYGVVAVNETLLEGAKEERARLLRDRDLPIIVPFPAPHAQIEGGEAYVARLVREHIGFYVKLR; encoded by the coding sequence GTGTTTAGGCTGGCGGTGATCACCGATCCCGAAACGGCGACCGGCTTCCGTTTGGCGGGCGCCGAGGTGCGTGAGGCCGGCACACCCGCGGAAGCGTTGGAGCACCTGCGCCACTTCGTGACGCTGGACTACGGGGTGGTCGCCGTGAACGAGACGCTGCTGGAGGGCGCCAAGGAAGAGCGCGCGCGTCTGCTGCGTGACCGCGATCTCCCCATCATCGTCCCGTTTCCGGCGCCCCACGCCCAGATCGAGGGCGGCGAGGCGTACGTGGCGCGCCTGGTGAGAGAGCACATCGGTTTCTACGTGAAGCTGCGCTAG
- a CDS encoding V-type ATPase subunit, which translates to MPDFPYINARVRAMRSRLLTTSQLDDLLGSPALPAFLQALASTPYAGDLQEALVRFEGVRAVDEALARNLQRTTRKILGFADGRSLALIEVVLLRWDMANLRVIVRGKYAGRPADEVTAALLPAGTLGEAVLKEMITAPDLAGVAGTLEAVGHPFAPVMAAAAAGYAADEDLLAFELLLDRAYVERGLRQTRGRSGDAAALREVIRAEIDAANAKTALKLASAGGMDEEQRLRFFISGGVLLPADLFLALSASSTQASAWRKLRISGFPVSDLPETPMEFERALDLATAQALAGRYRGDPLGLDIVIGYLALKTYEVANLRLVARGAFLGLPREAVRREMVRV; encoded by the coding sequence ATGCCTGACTTTCCGTACATCAACGCGCGGGTGCGCGCCATGCGCAGCCGGCTGCTGACCACCTCACAGCTGGATGATCTGCTGGGGTCCCCGGCGCTGCCGGCGTTCCTGCAGGCCCTGGCCTCCACGCCCTACGCCGGCGACCTCCAGGAGGCCCTCGTGCGATTCGAGGGCGTCCGGGCCGTGGACGAAGCCCTGGCCAGGAACCTCCAGCGCACCACGCGGAAGATCCTGGGATTTGCCGACGGCCGGTCCTTGGCGCTGATTGAGGTGGTCCTGCTGCGGTGGGACATGGCAAACCTCAGGGTGATAGTGCGCGGCAAGTACGCCGGCCGACCGGCCGACGAGGTGACGGCGGCGCTGCTGCCCGCGGGCACGCTGGGCGAAGCCGTCCTCAAAGAGATGATCACCGCGCCTGACCTCGCCGGTGTGGCCGGCACGTTGGAGGCGGTAGGGCATCCCTTCGCGCCGGTCATGGCCGCTGCCGCGGCCGGTTACGCCGCGGATGAGGACCTCCTCGCGTTCGAACTGCTGCTGGACCGCGCCTATGTCGAGCGCGGCCTGCGGCAGACCCGTGGGCGCAGCGGCGACGCGGCGGCGCTGCGCGAGGTGATCCGAGCCGAGATTGACGCTGCGAACGCCAAGACCGCGCTCAAGCTAGCGTCGGCAGGCGGGATGGACGAGGAGCAGCGGCTGCGCTTCTTCATCTCCGGCGGCGTGCTACTTCCCGCGGACCTGTTCCTGGCCCTGTCCGCTTCGAGCACGCAGGCGTCCGCCTGGCGCAAGCTGCGGATCAGCGGCTTCCCGGTCAGCGACCTCCCGGAGACCCCGATGGAGTTTGAGCGCGCCCTGGATCTGGCGACGGCGCAGGCGCTGGCCGGGCGCTATCGTGGCGACCCGCTCGGGCTGGACATTGTAATCGGGTACCTGGCGCTGAAGACCTACGAGGTGGCCAACCTCCGCCTGGTGGCGCGGGGCGCGTTCCTGGGGCTGCCGCGCGAGGCGGTGCGGCGGGAGATGGTCCGTGTTTAG
- a CDS encoding ATPase: MAHGLLGLAAALAVAFGAIGTAWAQSRIGAAAAGAMAERPEIGGQMLIFLVLPETMIILGFVIAFFIVQKI, from the coding sequence CTGGCTCACGGGCTGCTGGGCCTGGCCGCGGCGCTGGCGGTGGCGTTCGGCGCGATTGGAACCGCGTGGGCACAGTCGCGCATCGGCGCGGCCGCTGCCGGCGCCATGGCCGAGCGCCCGGAGATCGGCGGCCAGATGCTGATCTTCCTGGTCCTTCCAGAGACCATGATCATCCTTGGCTTCGTTATCGCTTTCTTCATCGTTCAGAAGATCTAG
- a CDS encoding NADH-quinone oxidoreductase subunit N — MPIPIEDLWSLVPEFWLTGLGLLLVALDLLLPGDRKRLVGWTAVVGLLLVLMPILGMLGTPARTVFFNAYAVDGFAIFFKLIAVVATILVILSAMDALRGRTGFEGEMYVLLTFAALGVCLMAASADLILLALSIEFVSLSSYVMAGYFKSDVRSNEAGIKYFLFGAASSAVMIYGFSILYGLTGETNLYAIADRVRTAPQPALVLAVGMALAGLGFKVSMVPFHQWTPDVYEGAPTPVAAFLAVASKAAGFAALVRFLMVAINPGPVDWVAPIAGLSAVSMTLGNLLALPQRNIKRMLAYSSISHAGFLLMGVAAHRGDFGAPGLLIYLLAYTFTNLGAFFVAIAVGARLGSDEIPSYAGLAQRSAGLAAVMALFMLSLTGIPPTGGFLGKFYIFGAAVNNGLLWLAVVGVVNSVVALYYYVNVIRVMYLLPLPSGGLAAEPAPLRLALGIAALGTLVIGVFPQPFVVLAGAAAMLLRL; from the coding sequence ATGCCGATACCGATTGAAGATCTCTGGTCGCTCGTCCCCGAGTTCTGGCTCACGGGATTGGGCCTGTTGCTGGTGGCGCTCGATTTGTTGCTGCCGGGCGACCGCAAGCGCCTGGTGGGCTGGACGGCCGTCGTGGGGCTGCTTCTCGTCCTGATGCCCATTCTCGGGATGCTGGGCACGCCCGCCCGCACCGTCTTCTTCAACGCCTACGCGGTGGACGGCTTCGCGATCTTCTTCAAGCTCATCGCCGTGGTTGCCACAATCCTGGTCATCCTGTCCGCCATGGATGCGCTCCGGGGGCGCACGGGCTTCGAGGGCGAGATGTACGTGCTGTTGACCTTCGCGGCGTTGGGCGTGTGCCTAATGGCGGCCAGCGCCGACCTGATCCTGCTGGCGCTCTCGATCGAGTTCGTGAGTCTCTCCTCGTACGTCATGGCCGGGTACTTCAAGTCCGACGTCCGGAGCAACGAGGCCGGGATCAAGTACTTCCTGTTCGGCGCCGCCTCCTCGGCCGTGATGATCTACGGCTTCTCGATCCTCTATGGCCTGACCGGAGAGACCAACCTCTACGCCATCGCCGATCGGGTTCGGACCGCGCCCCAACCCGCCCTGGTGCTCGCGGTGGGCATGGCGCTAGCCGGTCTGGGGTTCAAGGTCTCGATGGTCCCGTTCCACCAGTGGACGCCGGACGTCTACGAGGGCGCGCCGACGCCGGTGGCGGCATTTTTGGCCGTGGCGTCCAAGGCAGCTGGGTTCGCGGCGCTGGTTAGGTTCCTGATGGTCGCCATCAATCCGGGCCCGGTGGACTGGGTCGCGCCGATCGCGGGCCTGTCCGCGGTGAGCATGACACTGGGCAACCTGCTGGCCCTGCCGCAGCGCAACATCAAGCGGATGCTGGCGTACTCCAGCATATCGCACGCCGGCTTCCTGCTGATGGGGGTCGCGGCCCACCGTGGCGACTTCGGCGCCCCCGGCCTGCTGATATACCTGCTGGCGTACACGTTCACAAACCTGGGCGCGTTCTTTGTCGCGATAGCGGTCGGAGCAAGGTTGGGTTCGGACGAGATACCAAGCTACGCCGGCCTTGCGCAGCGCTCGGCCGGCCTGGCCGCCGTCATGGCGCTGTTCATGCTGTCGCTGACCGGCATACCGCCCACGGGCGGGTTCCTCGGCAAGTTCTACATCTTCGGCGCGGCGGTCAACAACGGGCTGCTGTGGCTGGCCGTGGTGGGGGTGGTCAACAGCGTGGTGGCGTTGTACTACTACGTGAACGTGATCCGTGTCATGTACCTGCTCCCTTTGCCTTCGGGTGGATTGGCGGCCGAACCGGCGCCCCTGCGCCTGGCCCTGGGGATAGCGGCGCTGGGGACCCTTGTGATTGGGGTCTTCCCACAGCCGTTTGTCGTCCTTGCTGGGGCGGCCGCGATGCTGCTGCGGCTGTAG
- a CDS encoding NADH-quinone oxidoreductase subunit M — translation MERYLLTITVFLPLLGGLIILLIPKGRDELMKWVAAAAAGLAFLASLWLLGPFEIGTAGMQLQERYLWIPGIGINYHLGVDGLSLPLLIMTALLSLLSVAYSWRIEMRLKEYLFLFLLLETGTLGVFVALDFFLFFVFWEITLVPMYLLIGIWGGPRREYAAIKFFLYTLVGSLAMLLAIMLLYFNAEPRTFGILELIQQQPLARAPALAALAFWGFFLSFAIKVPMWPFHTWLPDAHVEAPTAGSVILAAVLLKMGTYGFVRISLPMLPETFKLFAYPIAILALLGIVYGALVAMAQPDLKKLVAYSSVNHMGYVMLGVSAAAAAVGIPEKAHAATIALNGAVFEMVAHGIITGALFLIVGVIYDYRAHTRGVAEFGGLGARLPVYTGVTMMAMLASLGLPGLMGFVAEFLIFVGSFGVFPELTALAVTGVIFSAAMFLWTIQRIFLGPLNPRWADLPDLDRREVISLAPLAAIMLAFGVYPRPLLDMINVAMTSLVAVLR, via the coding sequence ATGGAACGCTACCTGCTGACAATCACGGTGTTCCTGCCGCTGCTCGGCGGGTTGATAATCCTGCTGATCCCGAAGGGCCGGGACGAGCTGATGAAGTGGGTGGCCGCCGCCGCCGCCGGGCTCGCCTTCCTGGCATCGCTGTGGCTCCTGGGGCCGTTCGAGATCGGCACCGCCGGCATGCAGCTCCAGGAGCGCTATCTGTGGATCCCCGGGATCGGCATCAACTACCACCTCGGCGTGGACGGGCTGAGCCTTCCGCTGCTGATCATGACCGCGCTGCTGTCCCTGCTGTCGGTCGCCTACTCCTGGCGCATCGAGATGCGGCTCAAGGAGTACCTGTTCCTGTTCCTGCTGCTTGAGACCGGGACGCTGGGCGTCTTCGTGGCGCTGGACTTCTTCCTGTTCTTCGTGTTCTGGGAGATCACGCTGGTGCCGATGTATCTGCTGATTGGCATCTGGGGTGGCCCGCGTCGGGAGTACGCGGCGATAAAGTTCTTCCTGTACACCCTTGTGGGCTCGCTGGCGATGCTGCTGGCGATCATGCTTCTCTACTTCAACGCCGAACCCCGTACGTTTGGGATCCTCGAGCTGATCCAGCAGCAGCCGCTGGCCCGGGCGCCCGCGCTCGCGGCGCTGGCGTTCTGGGGCTTCTTCCTGTCGTTTGCGATAAAGGTGCCGATGTGGCCGTTCCACACCTGGCTTCCGGATGCGCACGTGGAGGCGCCCACCGCCGGAAGCGTCATCCTGGCGGCGGTCCTGCTGAAGATGGGAACGTACGGCTTCGTCCGGATCAGCCTGCCGATGCTGCCGGAGACCTTCAAGCTGTTCGCCTACCCGATCGCGATCCTGGCGCTGCTGGGGATCGTCTACGGAGCCCTCGTGGCCATGGCGCAGCCCGACCTCAAGAAACTGGTCGCCTACTCCAGCGTCAACCACATGGGGTACGTGATGCTGGGCGTCTCTGCCGCCGCGGCCGCGGTGGGCATCCCCGAGAAGGCGCACGCCGCCACGATAGCGCTCAACGGGGCGGTGTTCGAAATGGTCGCCCACGGCATCATCACCGGCGCGCTGTTCCTCATCGTTGGTGTCATCTACGACTACCGGGCGCACACCCGCGGCGTGGCCGAGTTCGGCGGCCTGGGCGCCAGACTTCCTGTCTACACCGGCGTCACCATGATGGCGATGCTGGCCTCGCTGGGCCTGCCTGGGTTGATGGGGTTCGTGGCCGAGTTCCTCATCTTCGTGGGATCGTTCGGCGTGTTTCCCGAACTGACCGCCCTGGCGGTCACCGGCGTGATCTTCTCGGCCGCGATGTTCCTGTGGACCATCCAGCGCATCTTCCTGGGCCCGCTCAACCCGAGGTGGGCCGATCTGCCCGATCTGGACCGGCGCGAGGTGATCTCCCTGGCGCCTCTGGCCGCGATCATGCTGGCATTCGGGGTCTACCCACGGCCGCTGCTGGACATGATCAACGTAGCCATGACGAGCCTGGTGGCTGTGCTGCGGTAG
- the nuoL gene encoding NADH-quinone oxidoreductase subunit L — protein sequence MRDLAWLIPLFPLAACGLIAAFGRRLPGAGSYVAVGGIGLSGLLSIGIFVEMLLGAPPVEMTVRWMLLGGSPLELGFRVDHLTTIMLLVVTVVGSMIFTYSIGYMHGDPRFPRFFAYMSLFAASMLLLVLADNLLFLYAGWELVGLCSYLLIGFYFEKPSAARASIKALLTTRVGDFFMFLGIMIVFFTLGTFRFEEIFGLVREGALAGGAIGGIPLLTLAAVLIFGGAVGKSAQVPLHTWLPDAMEGPTPVSALIHAATMVAAGVYLVARAYTLFFDWPVSAALHGSAALQTVAYVGGVTALMAATIAVVQDDIKRVLAYSTISQLGLMMLGLGVLGYTAGMFHLMTHAFFKALLFLGAGSVIHAMHTNDIKAMGGLARAMPSTYWTFLIGALALAGVPPFAGFWSKDEILLEAFHHNTGLFAMAALTSFLTAFYMFRVIFYTFFGTIRSHDAHPHESPPVMTRPLWVLAGFSAVVGLVGAPFLGSPVHKFLHFEGVAAVPFSAGLALVSTAIAGAGILAAAVVYRWGLVPSPALRRAAGPLHTLVVRKYYFDEFYALAFVRPTLWIARSLRVFDVYVIDLLVNLIGFGVVAMARLYRLFDLYVVDGVVNLVGWTAKALGGTLRYVQTGRAQNYLLAIALGVVVIVAAGLFR from the coding sequence ATGCGCGACCTGGCCTGGCTGATTCCGCTCTTCCCCCTGGCAGCGTGCGGGTTGATCGCGGCCTTTGGCCGGCGCCTGCCCGGAGCGGGAAGCTACGTGGCGGTTGGCGGCATCGGGCTCTCCGGCCTGCTTTCGATCGGGATCTTCGTTGAGATGCTGTTGGGCGCCCCGCCGGTGGAGATGACCGTCCGCTGGATGCTCCTGGGCGGCAGCCCCCTGGAGCTCGGCTTCCGCGTGGACCACCTCACCACCATCATGCTGCTGGTGGTCACGGTGGTCGGTTCGATGATCTTCACCTACTCGATCGGCTACATGCACGGTGACCCGCGCTTCCCGCGGTTCTTCGCCTACATGTCGCTGTTCGCGGCCTCCATGCTCCTTCTGGTGCTGGCGGACAACCTGCTCTTCCTCTACGCCGGGTGGGAACTGGTGGGGTTGTGCTCGTACCTGTTGATCGGCTTCTACTTCGAGAAGCCCTCTGCCGCGCGCGCCTCGATCAAGGCACTCCTGACCACGCGCGTGGGCGACTTCTTCATGTTCCTGGGCATCATGATCGTCTTCTTCACGCTCGGGACATTCCGGTTCGAGGAGATATTCGGGCTCGTGCGCGAGGGAGCACTCGCAGGCGGCGCGATTGGCGGGATTCCCCTGCTGACCCTGGCGGCGGTGCTGATCTTTGGCGGGGCGGTGGGCAAGTCGGCGCAGGTGCCGCTGCACACCTGGCTGCCCGACGCGATGGAGGGCCCCACCCCGGTTTCCGCGCTGATACACGCCGCAACCATGGTTGCCGCAGGCGTCTACCTGGTGGCGCGCGCATACACGCTGTTCTTCGACTGGCCGGTCTCCGCCGCGCTCCACGGTAGCGCCGCGCTGCAGACCGTTGCATACGTGGGCGGGGTCACCGCCTTGATGGCCGCGACGATCGCAGTGGTCCAGGACGACATCAAGCGCGTGCTGGCGTACTCGACGATAAGCCAGCTCGGCCTGATGATGCTCGGCCTGGGAGTGCTGGGCTACACCGCCGGCATGTTCCACCTGATGACGCACGCTTTCTTCAAGGCCCTGCTGTTCCTGGGCGCCGGCAGCGTCATCCACGCCATGCACACCAACGACATCAAAGCAATGGGCGGGCTCGCCCGCGCGATGCCGTCCACATACTGGACGTTCCTGATCGGCGCCCTGGCGCTGGCCGGCGTGCCGCCGTTCGCGGGCTTCTGGAGCAAGGACGAGATCCTGCTGGAGGCGTTCCACCACAACACCGGCCTGTTCGCGATGGCCGCCCTGACCTCGTTCCTGACCGCGTTCTACATGTTCCGGGTCATCTTCTACACGTTCTTTGGCACGATACGGAGCCACGACGCGCACCCACACGAAAGCCCGCCTGTCATGACCCGGCCGCTCTGGGTTCTGGCCGGTTTCTCCGCGGTGGTCGGACTGGTCGGCGCGCCGTTCCTGGGAAGCCCGGTCCACAAGTTCCTGCACTTCGAGGGCGTTGCGGCAGTGCCGTTTAGCGCCGGGCTTGCCCTCGTCTCGACCGCCATCGCTGGCGCGGGAATCCTGGCGGCGGCGGTCGTGTACCGCTGGGGGCTGGTACCATCACCGGCGCTGCGCCGCGCCGCCGGCCCGCTGCACACGCTGGTGGTCCGCAAGTACTACTTCGACGAGTTCTATGCCCTGGCGTTCGTGCGCCCCACTCTGTGGATCGCCCGCTCGCTGCGGGTCTTCGATGTGTACGTGATTGACCTGCTGGTGAACCTGATCGGATTCGGTGTCGTCGCCATGGCGCGGCTGTACCGGTTGTTCGATCTGTACGTGGTGGACGGCGTGGTGAACCTGGTGGGCTGGACGGCCAAGGCGCTCGGTGGAACGCTGCGCTACGTCCAGACCGGCCGCGCACAGAACTACCTGCTTGCGATCGCGCTGGGCGTAGTCGTGATCGTGGCAGCGGGGCTGTTCCGGTAG
- the nuoK gene encoding NADH-quinone oxidoreductase subunit NuoK, with the protein MTLGLTHFLVVSSLLFCLGLYGVLTRRNAVAILMGIELMLNAANINLVAFNKYVAPAALNGQVFTLVVITLAACEVGVGLALVMAAYRNLETVQVDRINMLKW; encoded by the coding sequence GTGACGCTCGGATTGACTCACTTCCTGGTGGTCAGCTCCCTGCTCTTCTGCCTGGGGCTCTACGGGGTGCTGACACGGCGGAATGCGGTGGCGATCCTGATGGGCATCGAGTTGATGCTCAACGCCGCCAACATCAACCTGGTTGCCTTCAACAAGTACGTGGCGCCCGCGGCGCTCAACGGGCAGGTGTTCACGCTCGTGGTGATTACCCTGGCGGCCTGTGAGGTGGGCGTTGGCCTGGCGCTGGTCATGGCGGCCTACAGGAACCTTGAGACGGTCCAGGTGGACCGGATCAACATGCTGAAGTGGTAG
- a CDS encoding NADH-quinone oxidoreductase subunit J codes for MGTLAAFLILSAVTLIPAVVVVTSKNIVRSALALIPTFLGITGLYVLLRAEFVAGIQVLIYAGAITVLILFVIMLTEGGTGIRIRQVNEQVPVGALASAALAALLIWVFLRTPWPKGPGTIPEYTATQIGTTLLSSMVLVFEVTSLVLLVSLIGAIIIARRER; via the coding sequence ATGGGTACGCTGGCGGCATTTCTCATCCTGTCCGCGGTCACGCTGATACCCGCCGTTGTGGTGGTGACCTCCAAGAACATCGTGCGCAGCGCTCTGGCGCTCATCCCGACCTTCCTGGGGATCACGGGCCTGTACGTCCTGCTGCGGGCAGAGTTCGTTGCCGGCATCCAGGTGCTGATATACGCCGGTGCGATCACGGTATTGATCCTATTCGTCATCATGCTCACGGAGGGCGGGACCGGAATCAGGATCCGCCAGGTCAACGAGCAGGTGCCCGTGGGCGCGCTGGCAAGCGCCGCCCTCGCGGCGTTGTTGATCTGGGTGTTCCTGCGCACGCCCTGGCCCAAAGGACCCGGAACTATTCCCGAGTATACCGCGACCCAGATCGGCACGACCCTGCTCTCATCCATGGTGCTGGTCTTTGAGGTCACCAGCCTGGTGCTGTTGGTCTCGCTGATCGGCGCCATCATCATCGCGCGGCGCGAGCGGTAG
- the nuoH gene encoding NADH-quinone oxidoreductase subunit NuoH, producing the protein MFTFLAIVAAMFGVLLERKIGGWIQSRLGPKHVGPQGLLQTLADTLKLLQKEHVTPRAADALVFNTAPLVVATAGLMGWLVIPFGTLGGAVLVVRDLNIGILFFAAMASMTVIGILAGGWASNNKYSLLGALRSASQMISYELPLGMALVAVAMEAGTLSTVGIVRAQDGWMGSFIFRQFPAFVIFLVAATAEVNRVPFDLPEAESELVAGYFSEYSGMRFSLFMLGEYAEMFAMAAMTTTLFLGGWKGPLLPPLVWFFLKMYLVVFFMMWVRWTFPRFRLDQLLNLCWKILLPAGLIWILVSGYRITF; encoded by the coding sequence ATGTTCACCTTTCTGGCCATCGTGGCCGCGATGTTCGGCGTGCTGCTCGAGCGCAAGATCGGCGGGTGGATACAGTCCCGGCTGGGCCCCAAGCACGTCGGCCCGCAGGGTCTGCTGCAGACCCTTGCCGACACGCTCAAGCTCCTACAGAAGGAGCACGTGACCCCCCGGGCCGCGGATGCCCTGGTCTTCAACACCGCCCCCCTGGTGGTCGCGACCGCCGGACTGATGGGCTGGCTGGTTATTCCGTTCGGCACGCTCGGAGGGGCCGTGCTGGTCGTCCGCGACCTCAACATCGGCATCTTGTTCTTCGCGGCGATGGCCTCGATGACCGTGATCGGCATCCTGGCAGGAGGATGGGCGTCCAACAACAAGTACTCGCTGCTCGGGGCGCTGCGGAGCGCCTCGCAGATGATCAGCTACGAACTTCCCCTGGGGATGGCGCTCGTGGCCGTGGCCATGGAGGCCGGGACGCTCTCCACGGTGGGCATCGTCCGCGCGCAGGACGGCTGGATGGGGTCCTTCATCTTCCGGCAGTTTCCCGCGTTCGTCATCTTCCTGGTCGCGGCCACCGCGGAGGTCAATCGGGTCCCGTTCGATCTGCCCGAGGCGGAGTCCGAGCTGGTCGCGGGCTACTTCTCCGAATACTCGGGCATGCGCTTCTCCCTTTTCATGTTGGGCGAATACGCCGAGATGTTCGCGATGGCCGCCATGACCACGACGCTGTTCCTGGGCGGGTGGAAGGGGCCGTTGCTGCCTCCCCTCGTGTGGTTCTTCCTCAAGATGTACCTGGTGGTGTTCTTCATGATGTGGGTCCGCTGGACTTTTCCACGCTTCCGGCTGGACCAGCTCCTCAACCTCTGCTGGAAGATCCTGCTGCCGGCCGGTCTCATCTGGATCCTGGTCTCCGGCTACAGGATCACCTTCTAG
- a CDS encoding NADH-quinone oxidoreductase subunit A, which produces MLLLDWLYVAAFAVIGLLLAALSLAIVWVLSPRSAYPQKRMTYESGVVPFGQAWAQFNIRYYLFGLVFVIFAVEVIYLYPWAIVFRQLGKFAFVEMLIFLVVLLLGLAYAWRKGALEWT; this is translated from the coding sequence ATGCTGCTTCTAGACTGGCTGTACGTCGCGGCGTTTGCCGTCATAGGCCTGCTGTTGGCCGCCCTGTCGCTGGCCATCGTCTGGGTGCTGTCCCCCCGGTCGGCGTACCCTCAGAAGCGCATGACCTACGAATCGGGCGTGGTGCCCTTCGGCCAGGCCTGGGCGCAGTTCAACATTCGCTACTACCTGTTTGGACTGGTCTTCGTGATCTTCGCGGTAGAGGTCATCTACCTGTACCCCTGGGCGATCGTGTTCCGGCAGCTCGGCAAGTTCGCATTCGTCGAGATGCTGATCTTCCTGGTTGTGCTGCTGCTGGGCCTCGCCTACGCCTGGCGGAAGGGCGCGCTCGAATGGACCTAG
- a CDS encoding tryptophanase, translating into MDDALPPAEPYRIKAVEGIRRLTRDQRLRALEAAHHNLFLLKSEDVYIDLLTDSGTGAMSDRQWAAMMAGDEAYAGSRSFDRLAESASEVMGFPYLIPAHQGRGAEHVLFTALVSPGQQVIGNVHFDTTRAHIEHRQAVALDLAVEEIYDAQDRSPFKGNLDVERADEYIRRAGRDAVPLILVTVTCNSGGGQPVSMANLTEVRALADRWGIPFFLDACRFAENAYFIQQREPGYAGRTAASIAREMCDLADGCTFSAKKDGLANIGGFLAFRDAALYQKAVPWAILFEGFITYGGMAGRDLEAIAVGLREVMEQPYLEWRIGQVARLAEGMRAAGVPLIEPPGGHAVFLDARRFLPHVPQTAYPAQSLACELYADGGVRGVEVGSVMAGRDPQTGQERLPRLEMVRLTVPRRAYTDAHMAVVVQAARLTLARSAEIGGLRIVHEPPVLRHFSAHFAPVPVSDLPRDREARAARGS; encoded by the coding sequence ATGGATGACGCCCTACCGCCTGCCGAGCCATACCGGATCAAGGCCGTGGAGGGAATCCGCCGGTTGACCCGCGACCAGCGCCTGCGCGCGCTGGAGGCAGCCCACCACAATCTGTTCCTGCTCAAGTCCGAGGACGTCTACATAGACCTGCTGACGGACAGCGGGACCGGGGCGATGAGCGACCGGCAGTGGGCGGCGATGATGGCCGGCGACGAGGCCTACGCTGGCAGCCGGAGCTTCGACCGACTGGCGGAGTCCGCATCCGAGGTAATGGGATTCCCCTACCTGATACCCGCTCACCAGGGACGGGGAGCCGAGCACGTCCTCTTCACCGCGCTCGTGTCCCCGGGCCAGCAGGTGATCGGCAACGTCCACTTCGACACCACGCGTGCCCACATCGAGCACAGGCAGGCCGTGGCCCTCGACCTGGCAGTGGAGGAGATCTACGACGCGCAGGACCGCTCGCCGTTCAAGGGCAACCTGGACGTCGAGCGCGCCGACGAGTACATCCGCCGGGCCGGTCGGGACGCGGTGCCGCTTATCCTGGTGACGGTCACCTGCAACTCCGGCGGCGGGCAGCCCGTTTCCATGGCCAACCTGACCGAGGTGCGGGCGCTGGCAGACCGTTGGGGAATACCGTTCTTCCTGGACGCATGCCGGTTCGCCGAGAACGCCTACTTCATCCAGCAGCGGGAGCCGGGATACGCCGGGAGGACGGCTGCCTCGATCGCGCGTGAGATGTGCGATCTGGCCGACGGGTGCACGTTCAGCGCCAAGAAGGACGGGCTTGCCAACATCGGCGGCTTCCTGGCTTTCCGGGACGCAGCGCTCTACCAGAAGGCGGTTCCGTGGGCGATCCTCTTCGAAGGGTTCATAACCTACGGCGGAATGGCAGGCCGCGACCTGGAGGCCATCGCGGTGGGCCTGAGGGAAGTGATGGAGCAGCCGTACCTGGAATGGCGCATCGGGCAGGTGGCGCGGCTGGCCGAGGGCATGCGCGCGGCGGGCGTTCCATTGATTGAGCCGCCAGGCGGACACGCTGTGTTCCTGGACGCGCGGCGGTTCCTGCCGCACGTTCCCCAGACGGCCTACCCCGCGCAGTCGCTGGCCTGCGAGCTCTACGCCGACGGCGGTGTCCGCGGGGTGGAGGTGGGAAGCGTCATGGCCGGGCGCGATCCGCAGACCGGACAGGAGCGCCTCCCCCGCCTCGAGATGGTCCGGCTGACGGTGCCGCGCCGGGCCTACACCGATGCCCACATGGCGGTTGTCGTCCAAGCCGCCCGCCTCACGCTGGCCCGCAGCGCGGAGATTGGCGGCCTGCGTATTGTGCACGAACCCCCTGTGCTCCGACACTTCTCCGCGCACTTCGCTCCGGTGCCTGTCTCGGATCTGCCCCGGGACCGGGAAGCGCGCGCGGCGCGGGGTTCTTGA